One genomic segment of Profundibacter amoris includes these proteins:
- a CDS encoding TRAP transporter small permease subunit has product MAPLLRKAIRLIDGASETAGFLSAWSLFLIGFFITYEVVMRHVFTAPTIWVDEVSRILQVWVVYLAASYVLKHREMVTIEVLLSDPTTLRRRLAETFALAMLFIFAGVAMYYGFQLWLKETLAGHTTDTYLAPPKWLTHAPVWVGSLLLILQGLVELYRVWTEDIPADDILEGAH; this is encoded by the coding sequence ATGGCCCCCCTATTGCGCAAGGCAATCCGCCTGATTGACGGCGCGTCGGAAACCGCCGGATTTCTTTCCGCCTGGAGCCTGTTTTTAATCGGGTTTTTCATCACTTACGAGGTTGTTATGCGGCATGTATTCACCGCCCCGACGATCTGGGTGGATGAGGTCAGCCGGATTTTACAGGTCTGGGTGGTCTATCTGGCGGCCTCGTATGTGTTGAAACACCGCGAGATGGTGACGATCGAGGTTCTCTTGTCCGACCCCACCACATTGCGCCGCCGGCTTGCGGAAACATTTGCCCTTGCTATGCTGTTTATTTTCGCCGGTGTGGCCATGTACTACGGCTTTCAACTGTGGCTGAAGGAAACCCTTGCGGGCCACACCACAGATACATACCTTGCCCCGCCAAAATGGCTGACCCATGCGCCGGTCTGGGTCGGAAGTCTGCTGTTGATCCTTCAGGGTCTGGTCGAACTGTATCGCGTCTGGACCGAGGACATTCCGGCCGATGACATACTGGAAGGGGCCCACTGA
- a CDS encoding TRAP transporter large permease: protein MEAFFILTALLAILMLRTPVAFALGGLGVILLALKGMPLVAVPQRLHGSMDSFELLAIPMFLLMSNILLKGGVGRDLFAAVQSWVGHWPGGLGVATILSCTLFSAISGSSVATAATIGTVAIPEMTKRGYDRSFVMGMLAAGGTLGILIPPSIPLIIYGVVSETSIPKLFLAGVGPGLFLASAFIVYGILFAKLTGAYTPIAKSTWAERGRATMMAFPTVLLAITIVGSIYAGIATPSESAGLGFVFAIIITFAMGRMNFSLMKEAVEAALRTTVMILLIVAGAKVFSFAITLYLIPQSISQLLTMNIDNPNLFILAVGVVLLIMGFFLESLSMLLIMVPVLLPAVFNMNIDPIWFGIFFVVLIETALITPPVGMNLFVIQAVGKVSLQEVAKGALPFAGIMLATAVLLWFWQDLALYIPYQLAR from the coding sequence ATGGAGGCGTTTTTCATACTGACCGCGTTGCTGGCCATCCTGATGCTGCGCACGCCGGTGGCCTTTGCGCTAGGCGGGCTGGGGGTAATCCTGCTGGCGCTCAAAGGGATGCCTCTGGTGGCCGTGCCGCAACGGCTGCACGGGTCAATGGACAGTTTCGAATTGCTGGCAATCCCGATGTTTCTGCTGATGTCCAACATTCTGCTGAAAGGCGGCGTAGGACGTGACCTGTTTGCAGCAGTGCAAAGCTGGGTCGGGCACTGGCCCGGCGGGCTGGGTGTCGCGACCATCCTTAGTTGCACCCTGTTTTCCGCCATTTCCGGCTCCAGCGTGGCCACGGCGGCAACCATCGGCACCGTGGCCATCCCCGAAATGACCAAACGCGGCTATGACCGCTCTTTTGTGATGGGGATGCTGGCGGCAGGCGGCACATTGGGCATTCTGATCCCGCCCTCGATCCCGCTGATCATTTACGGGGTGGTTTCGGAAACCTCGATCCCGAAGCTGTTTCTGGCAGGGGTCGGGCCGGGTCTGTTTCTGGCCTCGGCCTTTATTGTCTATGGCATTCTGTTTGCCAAACTGACCGGCGCCTACACCCCGATCGCCAAATCCACATGGGCCGAACGCGGCCGCGCTACGATGATGGCCTTTCCCACCGTATTGCTGGCGATAACGATTGTCGGGTCAATCTATGCCGGCATCGCCACCCCGTCCGAAAGCGCGGGATTGGGGTTTGTGTTTGCCATCATCATCACCTTTGCCATGGGGCGGATGAATTTCAGCCTGATGAAAGAGGCCGTCGAAGCGGCACTGCGCACAACCGTAATGATCCTGCTGATCGTGGCCGGTGCCAAGGTGTTTTCCTTTGCCATCACCCTTTACCTGATCCCGCAATCCATCAGCCAGCTTTTGACCATGAATATCGACAATCCGAACCTGTTTATTCTGGCTGTCGGGGTGGTCCTGCTGATCATGGGCTTTTTTCTTGAGAGCCTGTCGATGCTGCTGATTATGGTGCCGGTATTGCTGCCGGCGGTGTTCAACATGAACATTGATCCGATCTGGTTCGGCATCTTCTTTGTGGTGCTGATCGAAACCGCGCTGATCACCCCGCCTGTGGGGATGAACCTGTTTGTTATTCAGGCGGTGGGCAAAGTCAGTTTGCAAGAGGTGGCCAAAGGTGCCCTGCCCTTTGCGGGAATCATGCTGGCAACGGCGGTATTGCTGTGGTTCTGGCAGGATCTGGCGCTGTATATCCCCTATCAACTGGCCCGTTAG